GTACGGTCAATTGCTCGCATCTGGGTGAGTCGCGCATGGTGCTGTTCATCGAGCGCCCACGCGGCACGCGGCTGAAGGATATTATCAAGACCCATGGCCGCCTGCACGAGCATAAGGTGCTCGACACCATCCTGCAGCCCATCGCCAAAGTGCTGGTTGCCATGCGCGAGAAAAAACTAAGCCATGGCCACATCCACCCGGGCAATGTGTTCATGAGCGATGCCGCGATGCTGGGCGAATGCAGCTCGGCGCTGTGCGGCACGCAGCACCATTATATCTACGAACCGCTGGAGCGGCTGATGGCCGACCCGCTGGGCCGCGGCGAGGCCAGCGAAAAATCCGACGTCTATGCGCTGGGCATCCTCGCCTTCGAGCTGATGTATGGGCTCGATAAAATCAAGGCCATTCCACGCGAGCAATTCATCGAAAAGGCGATTTCGCTGGGCACCTACCAGCTGTTTGCCGAAAACCGTGAATATTCCGATGCGTTGCAGGATTTTTTCCGCGGCATCCTCAACGAAAATCCAGCCGAGCGTTGGGGCCTTGAGCAGCTGATGCAATGGATCGGCGGCAAACGCTTCAACATGATTGCGCCCAACACCCCCAAGGAAGCGTTGCGCCCGATCACCTTCCACGATGAGGCGTTTTTCAGCCGCCGCAGGCTGGCCAATAGCTTCCACGTCCACTGGCGCGAGGCGCTGAAGGATATCAAAGCACTGCGGGTGGATCGCTGGTGCGAAATGAGCCTGCACCGGCCAGAGCTGGCCGAAAAGATGGAACGCGTCCTGCGCACCGGCGGCCACGCCTCGACCGAGGCGCAGATGAACGACATGCTGACCCGGGTGATCTGCCTGCTCGATCCCATCGGCCCGCTACGCACCAGTTCGCTTTCCATCCGCCCGGATGCGCTGGGGGCGGTGCTTGCGGAGACCATCGACCATGGCGGCCCGGAACTGGCGCAGGTGGTTCGCTTTATCGAGAATGATTTCCCCACCTTCTGGGCCGACCAGTCGGAGAGTAACAAGAACCCCGAGATATCGATCCTGATGTGGCGGCTGGAGCGGGTGCGGCCATACCTGAAAAAGAAGGGCGTCGGCTTCGGGCTGGAACGGGTGCTGTATGACCTCAACCCCTCCCTC
This portion of the Pseudomonadota bacterium genome encodes:
- a CDS encoding protein kinase — protein: MAKANTISDAEIPLIEEHVETGLQQLLDSYRTSYVPGGDKKDELGGRFTFYPSRPLPEFNHTYAKGYEAVDDFNTARPVYAMVCEGPVPPRTMAINDLTGFVHPAISTLLGAGTVNCSHLGESRMVLFIERPRGTRLKDIIKTHGRLHEHKVLDTILQPIAKVLVAMREKKLSHGHIHPGNVFMSDAAMLGECSSALCGTQHHYIYEPLERLMADPLGRGEASEKSDVYALGILAFELMYGLDKIKAIPREQFIEKAISLGTYQLFAENREYSDALQDFFRGILNENPAERWGLEQLMQWIGGKRFNMIAPNTPKEALRPITFHDEAFFSRRRLANSFHVHWREALKDIKALRVDRWCEMSLHRPELAEKMERVLRTGGHASTEAQMNDMLTRVICLLDPIGPLRTSSLSIRPDALGAVLAETIDHGGPELAQVVRFIENDFPTFWADQSESNKNPEISILMWRLERVRPYLKKKGVGFGLERVLYDLNPSLACQSPLLKAYHVTTAVDALKTLDAIAVQMAPDTSFVDRHLAAFIASRIEMGKEIRIPDLASVPALANNQELAVLHLLAKAQQKVARLALPGLCSWAAMRIEKMINEIHNRIIRKRLKLQLKGLAQSGNLYDVLTAIINIEVSQRDHEGFARAIALHQINTDRMDLLKNDQILDYKSRRAGGKMASVITFAALVITSYITIFNIYGL